Below is a genomic region from Longimicrobium sp..
TCCCCGAGGTGTAGATGACGTAGGCGAGGTGGTCGGGCGAGAGCCCCGCCGGCCGCGGATCGGCGGCGGGCAGATGCGCCCACGCCGCTTCGTCGGCGGGGTCGAGCACCGGCACGCCGGCCGCCGCGAACCGCGCCGCCAGCGCCGACGACGCCAGCAGCACCGCGGGGCGGCTGTCGGACAGCATGTAGCGCAGCCGCTCGTCCGGGTACGACGGATCCAGCGGCACGTACGCTCCGCCGGCCTTGAGCACGGCCAGCATCGCCACCACCATCTCCACCCCGCGCTCCACGCAGAGCGCCACCCGGGCGTCCGGCTCCACGCCCAGCGAGTGGAGGTGGTGCGCCAGGCGATTGGCGCGCGCGTTCAGCTCCGCGTAGGTGAGACGCTCCCCTTCGAACGACACTGCCTCCGCGCCCGGCGTGCGCTCGACCTGTGCTTCGAAGAGCTCGTGGACGCACGCCTCGCGGGGATACGCCGCATCGGTCGCGTTCCACTCCTCCACCACGCTGCACCGCTCCTCCGCGGGGAGCAGCTCCAGCCGATCGACGGGCTGCGTGTCGTCCGCGACCATCTCCTCCAGCATGCGGCGCAGATAGCCCACGTGCCGCTCCACGGTCGCCCGGTCGAAGAGCGCGGTGGCGTAGTTCACCCCCCCCTCGATCCGCCCGCCATCCTCCCAGAGCGCCAGCGAGAGGTCGAACTTCGCGCTCCCCTGCGACGACGAGTCCCCGGAGTCCGCCGGGTCCAGCGGAGCCAGTGCCAGCCCCGGCAGCTCCGGGCGGCTTACCGGCGCGTTCTGCCAGGCGAACATCACCTGGAAGAGCGGGGTGTGCGCCAGGCTCCGCGCCGGCTGCACCAGCTCCACCACCTGCTCGAACGGGATGTCCTGGTTCTCCTGGGCCTCCAGCGCGCGCGCTTTCACGCGCCCCAGCGCCTCCGCCACCGTCGGCGCGCCGGAGAGGTCCACGCGCAGCGCCAGTGTGTTGAGGAAGAAGCCGATCAGACCCTCGATCTCGCTCCGCCCGCGGTTGGCGCTCGGGGTGCCGACGACGACCTCGTCCTGGCCCGACAGCCGGGCGAGCACGGCCGCCCATCCGGCGAGCAGCGTCATGTGAAGGGTGGCGCCGTGCCGCTGCCCCAGCGTCTTCAGCGCCGTGGTCAGCGCCTCGTCCAGCTCCACGTCCACCGAGTCGCCGGCGAAGTCCTGCCGCGCCGGGCGCGGATGGTCGGCCGGCAGCTCCAGCAGCTCCGGCGCGCCCGCGAGCGTCTCGCGCCAGTAGTCCGCCTGCCTCCGCAGCACGTCTCCATCCACCCAGCGCCGCTGCCACGCCGCGTAGTCGGCGTACTGCACCGGCAGCGGCGGGAGCGGATCGGGCCTGCCGCCGCGGAAGGCTCCGTAGAGGGCGCTCAGCTCGCGGGTGAAGATCCCCATGCTCCACCCGTCGGAGACGATGTGATGCATGGTGATGAGCAGCACGTGGTCGTCGCCGGCCAGCCGGATCAGCCGCCCGCGGACCAGCGGGCCCCGCGCCAGGTCGAACGGCGCCTCCGCCTCCTCCGCCACCTGGCGACGCAGCTCGTCCTCCGCGTCCGCCGAGGCACGGAGGTCGTGCTCGACCAGGTGGAACGGGCTCTCCTCCACCGCGGAGATCCGCTGCGCGGGAACGCCGTCCGTCTCCGGGAAGCTGGTGCGCAGCGCCTCGTGCCGCGCCACGATCTGGTCCAGCGCGCGCATCAGCGCCTCGCGGTCCAGCTCGCCCTTCAGCCGCAGGCGCATGGGAAGGTGGTAGACCGCGCCCGCGCCCTCCATCTGCTCGATGAACCAGAGCCGCTGCTGCGCGAACGACAGCTCCAGCCGCCCGCCGCGGTCAGCGGGAACGATGGCCGGGAGATCGGCATGCGCGGCCGTCTCCAGCCCGCGCGCGAAGTCCGCCAGCACCGGCCGGACGAAGAGGTCGCCGATCGCCGCCTCTACCCCCAGCGCCTGCCGCACCCGCGAGACGACGCGCACCGCCAGCAGCGAGTGTCCGCCCAGCGCGAAGAAATGGTCACGCCGGCCCACCCGCTCCACCCCCAGCACCTCGGCCCAGATCGCCGCGACGGCCTCCTCCACCTGGCCGGACGGCGCCTCGTACCCGCGCGTGGCGAACGCGTCGCCATCCGGGGCAGGCAGCGCGTTGCGGTCCAGCTTGCCGTTCGGGGTCAGCGGCAGCGCGTCCAGGCGCACGTACGCCGCGGGGAGCATGTATTCGGGCAGCCGCTCGGCCAGGCAGGTGCGCAGCGCCTCCGCGTCGGCATCGCCCACCACGTAGGCGACCAGCCGCGTGTCGCCCGGCGCGTCGGCGCGCGCCAGGACGACCGCGTCGCGCACGGCGGGGTGGCTGCGCAGCCCGGCTTCGATCTCGCCCAGCTCGATGCGGAAGCCGCGGATCTTCACCTGGAAGTCGGTCCGCCCCAGGAACTCCAGCGTCCCGTCCGCCCTCCAGCGGCCCAGGTCGCCGGTGCGGTACAGCCGCGCGCCGGCCCCGGGCGAGAACGGATCGGGGACGAAGCGCTCCGCCGTCAGCCCGGCGCGGCCCAGGTAGCCGCGCGCCACGCCGGCCCCGCCGACGTACAGCTCCCCTGCCACCCCCACGGGCGCCGCCTCGCCGCGCGCGTCCAGCACGTAGATCCGCGCGTTGGCGATCGGCCGGCCGATGGCGGGCGCGCCGTCGTCCAGGCCGCACACGTGCGAGGTCGAATCGATGGTCGCCTCGGTGGGGCCGTACAGGTTGACCACCTCGCCCACGCCCGCCGCGCGCGCCTCCTCCACCAGCGCCGCCGAAAGCGGCTCGCCTCCGCAGAAGAGGAGCCGGCAGGGGAGCGGCCTGTCCGCCGAACGCGCGCCGAGCACCGCCTGGAGAAGGGTCGGGACGAACTGCGCGACGGTGACCCCGCCCTCCCCCATCACCCGCCCGATGGCCTGCGCGTCCTTTGCCGCGGCGGAGGAGAGGAGCAGCATCCGCGCGCCGGTGGCCAGCGGCGTCCACAGCTCCCACACCGACGCGTCGAACGAGATCGACGTGCGCTGCAGCACCATGTCGGGCGCGCCGATGCCGAACGCCGCGGCCTGCCACGCGGTGTGGTTGACCAGGCTGCGGTGCTCGACCATCACCCCCTTCGGACGCCCCGTGGAGCCGGAGGTGTAGATGACGTACGCCAGGTGGCCGGGCGTGAGCCCCGCGCACGCGGGGTTCGTCTCCGGCCGCTGCGCCCACGCCGGGGCCGGGGTGTCGAGCTCGACCGCCGGGACGTCCAGCCCCGCGAACGTGCCGCCCAGCGACGACTGCGTGACGAGCGCCGCCGGCGCGCTGTCCTCCAGCATGTAGCGCAGCCGGTCGGCGGGGTACGCCGGGTCCAGCGGCACGTAGGCGCCGCCCGCCTTGAGGATGGCCAGCAGGGCGGCGATCATCTCCG
It encodes:
- a CDS encoding amino acid adenylation domain-containing protein; translated protein: EMIAALLAILKAGGAYVPLDPAYPADRLRYMLEDSAPAALVTQSSLGGTFAGLDVPAVELDTPAPAWAQRPETNPACAGLTPGHLAYVIYTSGSTGRPKGVMVEHRSLVNHTAWQAAAFGIGAPDMVLQRTSISFDASVWELWTPLATGARMLLLSSAAAKDAQAIGRVMGEGGVTVAQFVPTLLQAVLGARSADRPLPCRLLFCGGEPLSAALVEEARAAGVGEVVNLYGPTEATIDSTSHVCGLDDGAPAIGRPIANARIYVLDARGEAAPVGVAGELYVGGAGVARGYLGRAGLTAERFVPDPFSPGAGARLYRTGDLGRWRADGTLEFLGRTDFQVKIRGFRIELGEIEAGLRSHPAVRDAVVLARADAPGDTRLVAYVVGDADAEALRTCLAERLPEYMLPAAYVRLDALPLTPNGKLDRNALPAPDGDAFATRGYEAPSGQVEEAVAAIWAEVLGVERVGRRDHFFALGGHSLLAVRVVSRVRQALGVEAAIGDLFVRPVLADFARGLETAAHADLPAIVPADRGGRLELSFAQQRLWFIEQMEGAGAVYHLPMRLRLKGELDREALMRALDQIVARHEALRTSFPETDGVPAQRISAVEESPFHLVEHDLRASADAEDELRRQVAEEAEAPFDLARGPLVRGRLIRLAGDDHVLLITMHHIVSDGWSMGIFTRELSALYGAFRGGRPDPLPPLPVQYADYAAWQRRWVDGDVLRRQADYWRETLAGAPELLELPADHPRPARQDFAGDSVDVELDEALTTALKTLGQRHGATLHMTLLAGWAAVLARLSGQDEVVVGTPSANRGRSEIEGLIGFFLNTLALRVDLSGAPTVAEALGRVKARALEAQENQDIPFEQVVELVQPARSLAHTPLFQVMFAWQNAPVSRPELPGLALAPLDPADSGDSSSQGSAKFDLSLALWEDGGRIEGGVNYATALFDRATVERHVGYLRRMLEEMVADDTQPVDRLELLPAEERCSVVEEWNATDAAYPREACVHELFEAQVERTPGAEAVSFEGERLTYAELNARANRLAHHLHSLGVEPDARVALCVERGVEMVVAMLAVLKAGGAYVPLDPSYPDERLRYMLSDSRPAVLLASSALAARFAAAGVPVLDPADEAAWAHLPAADPRPAGLSPDHLAYVIYTSG